The Fusarium fujikuroi IMI 58289 draft genome, chromosome FFUJ_chr01 sequence CATCACCCTGAACGTCGAGATCAACCCCAAGGACCCCACGGGCATCACCAAGCCTTACAGGCTGCTCGTACCGAAGCTGTTCTATGACTACGACGCTGATAATGAGGCACAGAACGTGCCAGAACCGGAGTCGGCCGCAGCTCATGCTGCAGGTGCTGAGCCTGCGGAGCCGAGTGGTTTTAAGAGACTGCTCAGCTTCCGCAGCAAGAAACCCAAGAACCGAGCTCCTCCGGAGGATGACGATTATagtgaagacgacgatgacgacatTGATGTTTACCGCGTGAGATAGGTCTGATATGGACTATCTGTGTGTTTAATATTTCAGCATATGGTTCTGTATCTTGACATAGCCTCTTTATATGCTCTCGGCATTCGGACGGAGTTTTTTTTGGGATATGTGTTACTATGGGAAAATTAGCAGTGTAGATACAGCCATCTAAAAGGCGTGTATGTTTTGATTCATGCTATAAATGAAAAACGAGCGTTGATCTATTTCTAatcctctcttccttttgTTACCTGATGTTTTTATTGAATCCATCGTCCGATAGTCCGGGCTGACTTGAGTCTTGCCCCTGAGACAGTTCGAGGGACACTTGCAGTTCATCAGCCGCTAAAACCCCTGAATAGCGGGGATCCGAGCGCTAAGCAAGCCCCAACCAGGCCCCGGAATTTCCTCATGCAGACcggaagaaagaaagttgGCGAATCATGTCGAGGCACGCATGAGGAAGGTCGAGCTACGTGCTAACGTATTTGTCCTTATGAGGAGACCAACTTCAACACGCAATCTTTCTTTCTAGACTCTTGAACTATTCACTCCTTTCACAATTTATACGACATTGGACACGAAAAGACGGCGAATTGCTGCGATACGGCCCCGAAATTAGAAAGAGCACGAAAACGAGACGTTAAATTGTCTGACTGAAACATTGACATTCGTATCAAGGGGCCTCCTTGTTCCCTGAAGTGTCGATCAACAAAGGCTACTCCGTACTTCGACGACGAATACCACATTGTGAACGAACCACGATACGACGACACTTTTTGCGTGGAGAGCCTAACTGCGAGGCTTTGGATCGTGGGAGCAAGGGCATGGCGCCATCATGTCGCGCCAATACCAGTATCACACCAACTCCAAGGTTCCGAGGAACATCCAGTCAATAGGCCATGTTCTATCGGTCAACGCACAGCAGACGGCGCATCAGCTGAGGCTGTGGGCTCTTGGGCCGGGAAAGCGTCTAGCTGCGTCGATGGGTGAACGAATTGCGCGGAGATTACGGCGGAATCTTACTTCAAGACGGTTGTTGAGCTTTCCACATCTGGTGGTATTGTTTTGGATGGTAGTGTTGTTGTATGGCGAGCGATGGGTGTTTAACAGCAAGGTTGCGAACTGCGATTGGGATCATTGGGAGAAATGGGTATGTTTGGCTTCTCTCAGTGCAGCATGCGACTTGGAAGAGACATGACTGACGATGTGTAGCCGAAAGATGCGAAACCTCACCAcctcgtcttcgtcgccGACCCCCAAATAATCGATCCTCATTCCTACCCAGGTCGTCCCTGGCCTATCAACCCTCTCACAGTCCTCATTACCGACAACTACCTACGACGAGGCTACCGAGCCATGCAGCGACGATTACATCCCGACAGTCTGTTCTTTCTCGGCGATCTTTTCGACGGTGGCCGGGAGTGGAAGACCCGCGAGGGCAGGTTCGTCGATCCGAAATGGGGACGTGGCCGGtcaaaggaggagaagaagttggtTCAGACGTGGCACGACAAGTATGGCGAGGATTTCTGGCTACACGAGTATGAGAGATTTGGGGATATCTTCTTCGAGCACTTCAATGACGGTGGAGAAGCACCCGGGGCTTGGCAGCGCGGGCGGAAGCTGGTGACGAGTTTACCGGGAAACCATGACTTGGGTTTTGGTGCGCAAGTCCAGGTTTCAGTGCGGGATCGATTCAGTGCATTCTTTGGGGATGTGAATCgtgttgatgtcgttggAAACCATACGATTGTGTCTGTTGACTCGGTCTCTCTGAGCGCGGATACTTCAGAGTGGAAGAACCAGCATGATTTGCAGCCTATCTATGGACCTGTGAATGAGTTTTTGGATGGTGTAAAGACACTGAAGAGAAAAGcagctgaggaggagttgcGCCATTATTACGATCTCCAAGGAGGCCTTCGATATCCTCACCACGTCGAGGAGCTGGAAAGGTCGAAACCAACATGGGGCAACAACCCTGAAGCAGAAAAGGCTGACGGACCCGACTTTCCTACGATTCTCCTGACTCACGTTCCGCTCTATCGAGCCCCTGGAACACCTTGCGGACCTCAGCGAGAACATTGGCCACCTGCCAAACCTCCCAAGGGGCAGAAAGAGCCAGTATTCCCTGATCATCGAAACGCTCTCAGCGTCGTTGGTGGATATCAATACCAGAACGTGCTCAACGAAGAGGACTCAGTCAAGCTGGTTAAAAAGGTGGGCAACATCAAGCATGTATTCTCAGGCGATGATCACGACTACTGCGAGGTTGTGCATTCTGATGCGAAGGAGAATGTTCGGGAAATTACCGTCAAGAGTATGAGCATGGCCATGGGTGTTCCTACCCCGGGTTTCCTCATGGCGAGCATGTACAACCCTGTTGATGCTCAAGGCAAGCCACTGCCTGGAGCACCAGAGCAGACGATCCAGACTCATCTGTGTCTTTTGCCGAACCAGATCCATACATATATGGAGTatatcgtcttcatcgtcgcaACGCTTGTGCTTCTCGTCGTTCGCGCTGCACTTGTACCTGCGCTGTCACTCGCCCCTTTCGCTCTCGAGCCCGAGAAGTCATCGCCTTCAGCTGTCCTGCCTATGTATAAGGACAAGATGGACCCCCCCGAGGCATCGTCATACCGCAACACCACATCTTCAGGTACTTCAGCGCATCACCTACCCTCACGCCTATCAGCCGCAGCACCCCGTAATGGACGAAGCGCGTCCCCTGTTCAGACCTCGGGTCGATGGCAGGCTCGACGTGGAGGCCGTAGCGATAAGCGCTGGGGCTGGGGGTCTGCAGGCGGACCACGAATCCATCTCGACGATAATCTCTTTAGTACAAGCGTTCAGGATCAGCGTATCGGTGGTAAGAAGGCTCTTGGCGTTATCGTTCGAGAACTATGGACGACGACATGGCGTGTTGCTTGGATGACAGTCTCGTTTTTCGCATATCTTGCATGGAGAGGATAAACAAACGCGCATTGGGAGGAGTATCGGTTTTGGCCAGAACAGCTTCAAGCGCTctgtatataataattcaCATTGGGTTAGGAGAACATATTGATGTTCTTTGATAACAGGCTTTGCTTAATAGCCGATATAGCGCTCTCGCAGAGCTGTTTTGTATGTATAAACAAGACGATAAAAGTAATAGGAATGAACAGATATATCTCATCATACAAAATGGTCAACTAAGAACCATGAGCCGCTTTATCAAACCCAGACCCAACCCCATCATAGGCATAACTCGTAACCACTCCCTcctctcatctcctcctcgaaaCACCGATTCTCTCCTCCCGGACCCTCctgacatcatcatccctctccctctcctgcAGCGCCTGATGGACGCCCTCCATATCAGCCTGACTCTGCTGAGCAGCCGCCACAGCAGCGGCTCTTCGTGCTTGCTGTGCTGCGACGAGGGCTTCACGCGCACGACGGTCTTCGTAAGAAGCGACGTCCTCTGAAGTGATGTGTAGAGTTGTTGCAGGTCGTCTGAGCATTGTGATTTCTTTGTGGTTGGCGGTGGAAGAGTTGTTTCTGGCTTTGAGAAGCTACTGATGAACACAAAGGGCTTTGGTTGTTATGATGACTTTGTGAAGGTGACGTGGAAATAAAGGGAGACGTCTTTGTATATATTCTTGTTTGGGAGACGGAAGGATAAAAATGTGGAAGAAATAGAAAAAGAATAGAGCACGTTTTTTGTTGCCTTTGTTTTGGCACttgagttgatgagatgcttTTGTAAGGATCGCATGAGACCAGAGAAAGGTAAACACTGTGGGTTGGCTGTGAGTCTGGAGAATTGATTGGCTACCACAGCCACAGGCACTCACTCGTCGCTGTAATCTTACCCACTGTAAACACTAACTTGACGATACAATCTTCACGCTATAACATCAAATGTCAAATGTCGACCATCAAACGTCAACTCTTTTACATCATCTATATAACGTGATACTTCGTATCGATATTTTGATCATCTATTATAAATGCTCTCAGCGCCTTCAATGCTTTGGTATATGGTAAACGTGTCAAAATGAAATCTCATGCATGGGATGGATACATCAGCATCCCAGCCAAATGAACTGCGAATAACAAAGGAACGAACAAAAATCACCCTCACGGTGATACACTGAACCCAGATGCATACACATTTTCCGCCTCCCACTTCAGAAAATCAGGCAGGTCATGGTCTAGGTTGTAACCCATCGGTACCGTATCCGGAATATCGGCTTCGCCAGCGCCCATATGAACCATGAGAGGCATCATTGGGCTCGGTGGTAGGCTGTCTTCCGAGCTGTGTGACGAAGGGCGTTTCGGTCGTCCTTCGCCAACCCATCGTTTTAGCCCTGTGCTGttatagaacttagcttTGTTGAGAGTCTGGCCGGGCCCCGGGGCGTTCCAGAACCCGGAGGGGAACTCTGCACCCACCGGGATCGGCAGGTCAACTTCAGTGTCGATGGTTGAAGGCGTCGACGAGAGAGTGCTGTGAGCCGAAGACCTCATTGAAGGCGTATGCTCTGACACAGAAACAGCCAcgggttctggttctggctcAGGCACGTCTCCGGGTATCAGCACCCCGTATGTCTCAAAGCCAAACGTATCGAACCACGACGTGATTTCTTCCACCTGCTTTGTGTCCTCCTCGCTCGACGTGTCTTCGAATAAATTCCCGGCTCCTCCCAAGATCGCCATCTGGAACGCTGTCCAGTCTAATGTGTCGTCCATGGTCTTGACTCCTTTGCCAACCTCGGCCTTGGCTAGGGTGATAGGTCCATGACGGAAAGATGGTTTTGTGAGAGTATAGGGTGTACTCTTGAGGTAGAAGAACTCATcgttctcttccatcttcataTTGGTGATTTCGGTGGTCGGCAGGCTAGCCGGGCGCTCAATGCTTGCCTCGTCTTTCGCTGTCGCCGCCCCAATGGCTTCGGGGATCGATGGTAGCTTTTGTGAAGTCTCTGCACCGAATCGTGCAGGATTCTTGACCGGCAATTGAGGTGAGATCTCTGGCGATGCGTCACTTTTATCTTTGTCACTCCCAACtgactcatcatcatcctccccTGAGGCCCGTTTCGAAACGTCTCGGGAAACAAGATCCAGATCAGGAGTCCGGTCTGTGGCAGGAGGCGTTACTACGACCGGAACTGCCGAATTCTCCACAGCCTGTCTCGCTCTAATTCGAGATGCTAATTCGTCAAGATGGAATGGCTCAATGTCTGTCTCGGAGTTATCTGATGCTGCACTGCGAACGGAGTCGATAGAATATCGTTCTCTAGTGGTAGCGCGCTCGTCGTCCAATTGTTGTGCAGCCTCTCGTTTCTTGCGCAGTGCTTCAATGCGATCCGGTGTTAgcatctcatcagcttcgATGCGTCTGAAACGCTGCCCTGTGAGAATTTCTGTCACATTCTCCGACAAAGTCCATCTTGGTGTGCGGATCGCCGCTTTCGAAAATGGTGTCCCTACAAGACTATGCTTCTTTCTCTGAGGTTTCTTCACCACCGAAGTCCTTCTATCCGGTGATGATCTTTGAGATGAAGTAGAGGGTGAATCCTCCCTTGTCCATCTCGAATGTTTTTGAAAGCCCGTGGGCAGCGGCATGGATTTGGAGTGTTTGTGAGAGGTTGGAATTCCTGGTGGTGAGGGTGGTAAAGGTAAAACAGATAGTTGTGATGCACGTTGGGTTTCTCTAAGTGCAGATCCAAGAGCTTTGAATGCCTCATCAGTCTCACGAAATAGACGGTCAACGCTGTCTGATGACGAGCCAAGGCTTTGACTGTCGTACATGGGTTGGGTAGGCTGCCAGGTGGTTGGCCCGGCCTCGTAACCATCAGCGCCATGGTCCGACAAAGAAAGAATCGACGCCTCTGGTGAGGTTCTTTCTAGGTGTGTACTATTGTCGTTTGCATGGACAGGGCCGAGAGGACCATTCCTAGACTGAGGGGGGCGCAGGTACCGAGATGATTGGGAGGAATGGGAGTGATGGTAGGAATGTGGGTGGGCTTGTCCGTGCTCACTTGGACAAAGAACAGGTGCAGGCCATCTGTTGGTGGGATTATTGCCTatgagagcctcaagagcagCATTTCGCCCCTCACAGCGTGAAGAGCTGACAGATGGTGCTCGTAAACGTGGAGTTGGTAGAGGAGGAACTGCGTTCGCAATACGGTGTACGTCAGGTATTCTTTGAATAGTAACAGGCGTTGCACCTTTCTTTGGAACTGGAAGacgagccttggccttgttggtCTTTCTTTGTGAAGACTTGGCGCAACAAGAACTCAAGTCCTCACATGAATCAGTGAGATCTTCATGGCGATCGCGACCACGATCCCGATCTCTGATATTGTGTTGTGACCGTTGAGGAGTTATAAGTCGCCGTATCAAGCCAGGCATCTTGGCTTGCCCGACAAAGGCAGATGATGGAACGAAGAAAAttcaaaaacaaaacaaaacaaaaaacgGTTTCACATAGTCCTGAagcaaaggaagaagaagaatgaaagAAGTGCGTTGAAAAGAGAGTTTGTCGAGCAAATGCTGGTAAGTATATGCTCTAGATGAGTGGATGCGATCTCATTCAGTGTCGCCGGATTCGAGGCTGCTTTAGATAGGTCTAAAGTTCAACGGACCCGAATGCGGAAACCAGATGCGATTTGGCCTGCAAACAATTCAACTGCCCAGATGTCGCAGGATTCATCAGTAGATATATACCTCAGGACGCATACGGTGCGATGCAGTCAGGGAATGGACTCTTGGTGAACTCGTGCGGTCCTTCCTCCGTCTGTAAGCCTATCCTCAATCATGGTGTTGTGGAGCAACAATGGCCCCCAGATGCATGCAAGCAAAGTCATACCAATACAGGCAATCTGTATATGGTCTACTTCCGTGCTAATTGGCTGTTGGTTGATCGTGGCTGATGCTATTCAGGGCTGTTCGTTCAGGCCTGCAAGAAGCAGGAAACAAGATGTCTTGCTTCGAACGTCGAGACCCGGTCATCGTATCCAGCTTGTGCAACAACTCCCAACCACCCACTAATCGTCAGTGGTTCGTTCGAGTTCCGGATATCGAATAGCCGGGCCCAAGGAAAGGGCCCGTACAGCACATCAAAGTCGCTACCCGTCTGGATAAAGCATCTTGACGTCGGAGACAAGTTGAGAGCCCACGACGTCCTGTAACATCACAGCAGTGGGTATCAGGCGGAGCGGGATGATGCAGTAGTAGAAACGATCCTCCTGTCAGCCTACGTATGCACTGTAACCCCTGGAATTCGGTAGCCTGCAGTGCTAACCTGAAGAGAGAGCCCTGATGTCGGCGGTAACTCGAAATGCCTTAGGAGCTTGTATCGAGTCGAATGATTGTCTTGGCAATGGGCGGCTGATCTACCGGGCCTTGATGCTGATCTTAAGGTGGAGAACGGGAAAGGAAAGTTTCCCGCGTGCATTGACGGGCTACGGGCGAACGATTAGCGATGGGTACCTATCGCTAGTAGATCCGATAGTTTATTGTGTCTTCATTCCAATTCCGAGCGGTGAACCACCGACGGCTGCTTGCATTGGGAGAGCCATGGCATCGTATCAGGATGATTTGACTGCGTCAAGACAGCGGTGAATATTAATtgacaagagcttgaggtCACAATGAGAGAAGAATCGATAGACAGTCGAAGCGTGGCGCAGTTGAAGTGATGTTGTATTTGGTGGGTTCTTCTTCCGCGGGAGGAATCGATCCTGCCCGTGAAGGATGGATAATAACCTTGTTCGTTCCTGGCGCACCTGCCTTTCTCGGACACGGCAGTTAAAAATCGCTTTCTGAGCCTCAATGATGCAGAACATTTCATGGGGGCCAATAGAAAAAGCTCATTAAAACAAGAAATACTCTATATTTGGATCCTTGATGCACATGTAATATATTTTTGTTCCTGGTCTTTTGTTAACAATTTTCGGAGTTGCCCAGCGCTGGAAGCATTAGAACACCATAGCccccaacaacaccaaggtcAATCCCTGGGACAGTATCCGTTTTTATTCTTCAACGTACCTCAGCTGAGTCTAATTTAATATGATCCATGTTGCGGTATATTCGTTTCCGtcctctcaacctcatggTCAAGGCATATCCCAGGATGCTATTCCTCGCGGCTGGCACGAGCTCTCCGGGGAGTCGGCCACCCACCGATAAGAACACAGTCAAGTAATTCTCTCATACTCGTGATGTTCCGAGCATATCAGACATTGATGCAAGTGAGCTTCGACCACATGAAACAGAACTGGACCCATATTCTTGCCGGGATTTCCATGCAATTGCCAAGACTGCCATCACAACAAGCTATAGGTCAGGCCtgagggagcaagaaaacaccagacctttATGTAGGGTATCAAAATAAGCtcagtaaaagatatcctaaaattagtaaaggtatcctaaatttatgccAATatacctaagtctttttgacATTTTGGATTAACGTCttgggttttctttcctcctcgaGCCATCACAAGAAGCCACAGGCTAGGATTCAAAATTGCTGGACCCCAATCTATTCTCATGGACTTCCTATGGGTTGAGTTGTAACATCAGGAGCAATGTTGTAGAAATGATATTCATgtatttaaaataaactaaatgTAGACCAAAGCCGCGCAATTTATTCAAACTCCTTTTTTGTATTCCATAACCATAATTCATTTACAGCATCAGGTCCCGATACCCCATAGCAATACACCGACCTGCAGTACTCCCATAAGATCTTGTAATTCATAAAAATGTCTCTCGTTTCTCATATATAGCTTTTGTTTTTCCATATCGCATAATGTGCTTCTGGACGACTAAACCGAGCAATGGCTGAATCATGACCGGTTGTTTTCGTTCATGTGTTTATCTTCAAGGCAGCCGGTTGTATCGTTTAATCGTTCGTGGTGTAGCAGTGCGCATGATCTTGGATACTTCATAGGTAGGCCTAGGtgctctcttctcatcaagcaaAGGCTCAAAGTCATCATGCAGCTCAACATATGTAGGCTTCTTTCCAAATTTCGTCTTTGCCCATGACCTCAGAGGGCCAAAGAGGCAGTCATGACATGAAATCTTTCTGTTGTtcatggaggaggtggtggtgtttgTGGTGCAGGGCTTAAAGGACATGATGATTTGGATCTCTTTATACTGGCTCATggtaaagaaataaaacGTCGTTCTGCTCTGCAGGTCTGACGGGTGATGGATTGAAGATAATGATGAAATGGAAATATGAAAtgtgctcaagaagctgaacaAACGGAAATAGGTGGGATGAGGCCCCTTTTTCAGCGCAGCATCGCTGACAGAGTCTGCGATAGATGTAACGATGCCAGAGGAGGCTGGATCCATCATTCCGGCCACGATAGCTTCGACGTAGGGCATGTTCCAGATTGCTTCATGCTGCATTCCATTGGTGGATCAAGGGAGACGAGGGATTTCCAAAAAGgtttcatcaccaaccagTGACAAGACAGAACGGCCAGCAGTAAAAAAGGTATGTGAGACATGAGTGGTTGGGTGAGACAATTTCTTCACATTAACATCCCTCTGTGAAGAACTTTTCCAGTCAATATATCTAGTCTGCTTCGCCAGCCTCCTCTatctcatcgtcctcatcatcatcctcatcgtgcGAGATGAATGGAACGAACCGAAAGTCCAAAAAGCTTCGCTTGCCACCTTCAATATCCACCATGAATTGCAGACTCAGTACCCCCTGACCATCCCCTCGTAAACTAACCTTGGTGGCAATCCGCATTGCTTCTGTTGAattcttgatgaagtcgaacTTGTACGCCTGAGACCATCGTTCCTGGATGTTGAAGGTTTCGAGAAGTTCTCTTCCACGGGCGAAGTCCACTCCTGAGCTTCCAAGATCCCCGACACCAGCGAGAGATAGAAATGGCGAGGTTTTAGTGGTTGCGATAGTTAGCTTCGTCGGTGCTGTCGGGGAAATCTCTGCCATAGAATCGAGTAGCGTCCGAGATTGCATAATGATTTTGAAGGACAGATCATTGCGGTCAAATGGAATATCATCAGGTATTTCCGGTAGATAGGTTGTCAATGACGCTGTTGTCTTAACTCCAGACTCCTCAATGGTGATCTTGAATGGATCCCCCTCTTGGCCATACTGCAGAGTACAAGTGCCAGAAATACCAAGAGTTTGGTTACTGAAAGCATCAGGCCGATAGTTCCGAAGATTGCTGCGATAAGGATCCTGGTCTGCTTTTTGAGCCCGTGTGGCCACGTCTACGGCTCCAAAAATCTGGAGTACTTCGAGAACAGAAGATAATGAAAGTTGAAAATTAGGAAGCTCGGGAGGATTGTCGCCATCCTGAGCAGGGAGATTGGCTGtatatgatgagaagagagctTTATCGAGAAATGCAACTCCTGATGCTTGTCAGTTGTGGTCTATCCCAAGGAAAGCTGTCAAACTAACCTTGCATCACCCGTGCATGGTCAGCAGCGAAACGAACGCCATCCTCTGTAATTTGAACATGAACTCTGGGTGCAAAGTTGATGCATCTGAGAAGTTGATACAGTGGTCTGGTCGAAGTCGCAACTGCGCGAAAGACTGGCTGAGCGTCTGGTGCCATTTCGAGATTGGGAAATGTGGTAGATTGAAGATAATGGGTGGATAAAAAGTACGATAACTGGCAGAAAAGCAATAGGCGCCTGTAGTAGCGGCTTCTCTTGATTGCTCCAACTATTTTACACGAAACCGATCGAAATGAGGACTTTTGGGTATCTTAGACGTAGACTCCGACCGCACAGAACATATAGACCACTCCGAAACTGTGGAAAGTAAGTAATTGAGAAGATAATGGACAGTCGATGGAGAACGTACGCAATGGCGATGGAGGCTGGAATGCCTAGTACGGGAACGTTGACGAGTGTGCGGTCTGAAACCAGTCAGTAGGCAGAAAGGCAGATGAGAGTCAAGACACTTACTAAGGGCAAAGACGCCGGTGAGAGAGAATCcgaggaggagcaagaaaaaggCGACCCAGAACTGGCTTCCTTTGCTCACAGTAGGGAAGAAGGGActgccagcagcagcttgcCAGACCTCATGCAGCGAAGAATCCATAGGCTAAATTGGAAAGAGTGGACTGTGGTTTGAGAGGGTGAGCAGTGGGGTTTCGCGAGAAATTGATGTGTCGCGGTAGAAAAGTTGAGGCGAACGCGTTGACTTGACAAACTGCTTTGTTAGGAGATGCTCTGGGGAAGCTTCATGAGCTTACGATGGCGCATCGTGTCCATAGACAAATAGGGTTTAGTGCGTATTTACCCCTGTCAGCTCCTGCCTCGAGCTGGAGGGCCCACATTGAATGACATAAGCAGTGCACGGACATTCTCGACGCGCCTCACTCCGCTGTCATGATACTCCATTCTATCATAACTCACTTGCTCCCTAATTAACTTCACAGTTGAAGAACCCGACAGGATTCCTGTTGCGATTATGTCAGAAGAAAGTAAGTCTTATCAGATATGCGACCAAAACTACGATGGAATTACTCACAATATCTCACTCAGACGGCAAGCGCAaagctgaggaggagccATCGTCTCCTACCCCATCAAAGCGCATCAAGCAAGATGACTCGGCTGAGCCTCCGGAGAAGAAACCGGAGATCAAGAGGATTCCTTTCCCTGAAAAGGTCGGTTTGCTAAGAAACCTCATACACATACCCTGTACTCACATGGTTATTACAGCCCGCCGTCATCGAAGAACGCAATGGCGAAATCGAATTCCGAGTAgtcaacaacgacaacgagCGCGAATCACTCATTATCTTAACCGGACTCAAGTGTATCTTTCAAAAACAACTTCCCAAAATGCCTAAGGATTATATTGCGCGACTAGTTTACGACCGAACACACTTATCGATTGCCATCGTCAAGAAGCcccttgaagttgttggagGGATCACATATCGCCCATTCAAGGGTCGCCGTTTCGCCGAGATTGTCTTCTGTGCCATTAGTTCTGACCAGCAAGTCAAGGGATACGGTGCCCATCTCATGTCGCACTTGAAGGATTATGTCAAGGCAACAAGCGACGTGATGCATTTCCTCACTTATGCCGACAACTACGCTATTGGTTACTTCAAAAAGCAGGGTTTCACTAAAGAAATCACCCTCGACAAAAAGGTCTGGATGGGATACATCAAGGATTATGAAGGCGGTACAATTATGCAGTGTTCGATGCTGCCGCGGATTCGATATCTCGAAATGGGTCGCATGCTCCTTAAGCAG is a genomic window containing:
- a CDS encoding probable protein FR, involved in hyphal branching; the encoded protein is MSRQYQYHTNSKVPRNIQSIGHVLSVNAQQTAHQLRLWALGPGKRLAASMGERIARRLRRNLTSRRLLSFPHLVVLFWMVVLLYGERWVFNSKVANCDWDHWEKWPKDAKPHHLVFVADPQIIDPHSYPGRPWPINPLTVLITDNYLRRGYRAMQRRLHPDSLFFLGDLFDGGREWKTREGRFVDPKWGRGRSKEEKKLVQTWHDKYGEDFWLHEYERFGDIFFEHFNDGGEAPGAWQRGRKLVTSLPGNHDLGFGAQVQVSVRDRFSAFFGDVNRVDVVGNHTIVSVDSVSLSADTSEWKNQHDLQPIYGPVNEFLDGVKTLKRKAAEEELRHYYDLQGGLRYPHHVEELERSKPTWGNNPEAEKADGPDFPTILLTHVPLYRAPGTPCGPQREHWPPAKPPKGQKEPVFPDHRNALSVVGGYQYQNVLNEEDSVKLVKKVGNIKHVFSGDDHDYCEVVHSDAKENVREITVKSMSMAMGVPTPGFLMASMYNPVDAQGKPLPGAPEQTIQTHLCLLPNQIHTYMEYIVFIVATLVLLVVRAALVPALSLAPFALEPEKSSPSAVLPMYKDKMDPPEASSYRNTTSSGTSAHHLPSRLSAAAPRNGRSASPVQTSGRWQARRGGRSDKRWGWGSAGGPRIHLDDNLFSTSVQDQRIGGKKALGVIVRELWTTTWRVAWMTVSFFAYLAWRG
- a CDS encoding related to DNA repair exonuclease rad1 — encoded protein: MAPDAQPVFRAVATSTRPLYQLLRCINFAPRVHVQITEDGVRFAADHARVMQGVAFLDKALFSSYTANLPAQDGDNPPELPNFQLSLSSVLEVLQIFGAVDVATRAQKADQDPYRSNLRNYRPDAFSNQTLGISGTCTLQYGQEGDPFKITIEESGVKTTASLTTYLPEIPDDIPFDRNDLSFKIIMQSRTLLDSMAEISPTAPTKLTIATTKTSPFLSLAGVGDLGSSGVDFARGRELLETFNIQERWSQAYKFDFIKNSTEAMRIATKVSLRGDGQGVLSLQFMVDIEGGKRSFLDFRFVPFISHDEDDDEDDEIEEAGEAD
- a CDS encoding probable histone acetyltransferase; protein product: MSEENGKRKAEEEPSSPTPSKRIKQDDSAEPPEKKPEIKRIPFPEKPAVIEERNGEIEFRVVNNDNERESLIILTGLKCIFQKQLPKMPKDYIARLVYDRTHLSIAIVKKPLEVVGGITYRPFKGRRFAEIVFCAISSDQQVKGYGAHLMSHLKDYVKATSDVMHFLTYADNYAIGYFKKQGFTKEITLDKKVWMGYIKDYEGGTIMQCSMLPRIRYLEMGRMLLKQKECVQAKIRAYSKSHNIHAPPKEWKNGITEINPLDIPAIRASGWSPDMDELARQPRHGPNYNQLLHLLNDLQNHNSAWPFLVPVNRDDVADYYEVIKEPMDLSTMESKLEADQYLTPEDFIKDAKLVFDNCRKYNNESTPYAKSANKLEKYMWQQIKAIPEWSHLEPER